The following coding sequences lie in one bacterium genomic window:
- a CDS encoding OmpA family protein, translating into MSSRIRNTALGLCMLMLFGASAAFAQNYTDPYLRMGVGARGMAMGTAQTAVANDATAAYWNPAALHWLHKFEVALMYTGGLEADRNHNYIGASLCAERIGTFGLSWLNSGITGIGQYDGTGAKTGDFDVSNNAFQLSYARGLGNGFSLGLSAKYLQEDLADNTGWGLDAGLLFRPYDEILVGLMVRDLAGEHGKDDIPFETRLGMGFMPWKGVTFSGDIQVIEDEDATLDVGAAYDFDVSDNVSFYLAAGMNDLVETDQANSGLTAGFGFGFKSFGIQYAYVEEPQAFLNENHRLSVNFFFRECNSLKSAMGSLKRDRQAGAAVAKSDGPKEFIHRYIFEGNPSLKLSLELLRPEHKDSIEAVWMETGGVVSFPGINFATGSAEITDEFARVLDGAAKLINEHPEIQLLEVQGHTDNTGSDAINNPLSQARADAVRNYLISRGVDPSRLVAKGYGSTKPVASNASEQGRYQNRRIDLVRVR; encoded by the coding sequence ATGTCATCCCGAATTCGCAATACGGCGCTGGGACTGTGCATGCTGATGCTGTTCGGTGCCTCTGCCGCCTTCGCGCAGAATTATACTGATCCGTATCTACGGATGGGTGTGGGCGCGAGAGGAATGGCGATGGGTACGGCCCAAACCGCCGTCGCCAACGACGCGACCGCGGCTTACTGGAACCCCGCAGCGCTACATTGGCTCCACAAATTTGAAGTGGCGTTAATGTACACCGGTGGGCTGGAGGCCGATCGTAATCACAACTATATCGGTGCATCACTATGCGCCGAGCGCATTGGAACCTTCGGCCTCTCTTGGCTTAATTCCGGCATCACCGGCATCGGCCAGTATGATGGTACGGGCGCCAAGACCGGAGATTTCGATGTGTCCAACAACGCCTTCCAGCTGAGCTACGCGCGCGGTCTCGGAAACGGGTTCTCGCTTGGTTTGAGCGCGAAGTATCTGCAGGAAGACCTCGCGGACAACACGGGCTGGGGTCTGGACGCAGGCTTACTGTTCCGTCCGTACGATGAGATCCTCGTGGGTCTGATGGTGCGCGACTTGGCCGGTGAGCATGGCAAAGACGACATCCCGTTTGAGACGCGACTGGGCATGGGCTTCATGCCGTGGAAAGGTGTCACGTTCTCGGGTGATATCCAAGTCATCGAAGATGAAGACGCCACGCTCGACGTGGGCGCCGCGTATGACTTTGACGTCAGCGATAACGTGAGCTTCTACCTTGCCGCAGGTATGAATGACCTCGTGGAAACCGATCAGGCTAACAGCGGTTTGACCGCAGGCTTCGGTTTTGGTTTCAAGAGTTTTGGCATTCAGTACGCTTACGTCGAAGAGCCGCAGGCATTCCTGAACGAGAATCACCGTCTCTCGGTGAACTTCTTCTTCAGAGAGTGCAATTCGCTGAAAAGCGCAATGGGCAGCTTGAAGCGTGATCGTCAGGCAGGTGCCGCAGTTGCCAAGAGCGATGGTCCGAAGGAATTCATCCATCGTTATATCTTCGAAGGCAATCCGTCTCTGAAGCTTAGCTTGGAGTTGCTGCGTCCTGAACACAAGGATTCGATCGAAGCCGTGTGGATGGAGACTGGTGGCGTGGTCAGCTTCCCGGGTATCAACTTCGCCACGGGTTCCGCTGAAATCACGGACGAGTTTGCTCGCGTGCTGGACGGTGCTGCCAAGCTGATCAACGAGCATCCTGAGATTCAGCTGCTCGAAGTTCAGGGCCACACGGACAACACCGGTTCGGACGCCATCAACAACCCGCTGTCACAGGCGCGTGCTGATGCTGTTCGCAACTACCTGATCTCGCGTGGTGTGGATCCGAGTCGCCTGGTGGCCAAGGGCTATGGTTCGACCAAGCCTGTTGCCAGCAATGCGTCTGAGCAGGGTCGCTACCAGAATCGTCGCATCGACCTCGTGCGCGTCCGCTAA
- a CDS encoding integrin alpha, with protein MKRVGLILFSSVLVLAVYALSLAQLESRNAAAKYLLRVMDGESPRAYYGSAVEGAYAWTGGKLLYAVSATGENAGPVARGTVTIYDGLLATSPVLTIRGHEDGDLFGSSLSTGDFNGDGTPDLAVAAEGGQGTGNRPPGKVYLYLGGGSFGSSSQMITAGENGDSFGRSINMQNDVNGDSFADLVIGAPHSAKAGATSGRAYIWYGNAEGKLSKSPDVEIKLGTLNDLFGMSVATGDITGDGQADVVVGSPHYGTEAVYSGAVFVFEGGKGLNVSKPTKLYKGELTSFQDQFGWATAIGQDMTGDGVAELIVGAPQYTSGGRQLGRVYLYHGGSSLPDSPSNTFSGSQEAGRFGDRVFSLGDLNGDGKGDWAVQAANAAQSRGVVYFYYGGWETDFYQFTGESIADVAGNGVAALGDLDGNGAKDIALGARWWDRDIEENVGRVYLLSIQ; from the coding sequence ATGAAGAGAGTTGGATTAATACTGTTCTCGTCTGTGCTGGTATTGGCAGTCTACGCCTTGTCGCTGGCACAGCTCGAGTCGCGCAACGCCGCGGCCAAGTATCTTCTGCGTGTTATGGATGGTGAATCACCGCGGGCCTATTATGGGTCGGCTGTCGAAGGTGCCTATGCGTGGACGGGCGGCAAGCTGCTCTACGCGGTCTCCGCCACTGGCGAAAATGCTGGTCCTGTTGCCCGCGGCACCGTGACAATTTATGACGGACTGCTGGCAACGTCACCTGTGCTTACGATTCGTGGGCACGAGGATGGCGACCTGTTTGGCAGCTCCCTTTCCACCGGTGACTTCAACGGCGATGGCACTCCGGACCTCGCAGTAGCTGCGGAAGGCGGGCAGGGCACTGGGAACCGTCCGCCCGGCAAAGTATATCTTTACCTTGGTGGTGGTTCCTTCGGTTCGAGTAGCCAGATGATTACCGCAGGCGAAAACGGTGACTCGTTTGGTCGGTCCATCAACATGCAGAACGATGTGAATGGTGATAGCTTCGCCGATCTTGTGATCGGTGCGCCGCATTCAGCCAAAGCTGGCGCGACTTCCGGCCGCGCCTACATCTGGTATGGTAACGCCGAGGGCAAGCTGAGTAAGTCACCTGACGTCGAGATAAAACTTGGCACACTGAACGACCTGTTTGGAATGTCTGTCGCAACTGGGGACATTACCGGAGACGGGCAGGCCGATGTTGTTGTGGGATCACCGCATTATGGCACTGAGGCCGTTTACAGCGGCGCAGTGTTCGTTTTTGAGGGCGGTAAGGGTCTGAACGTCTCCAAGCCGACAAAGCTTTACAAGGGCGAATTAACCAGCTTCCAGGACCAGTTTGGCTGGGCAACTGCGATTGGACAAGACATGACCGGAGACGGAGTGGCTGAACTCATTGTAGGGGCGCCGCAATACACCTCCGGTGGCCGGCAACTCGGCAGAGTTTATCTATATCACGGCGGATCTTCATTGCCGGACAGCCCGTCCAACACGTTCTCAGGCTCGCAGGAAGCTGGAAGATTTGGAGACCGTGTCTTTTCTCTCGGCGACCTGAATGGCGACGGAAAAGGCGACTGGGCAGTTCAGGCGGCCAACGCTGCACAAAGTCGGGGCGTTGTCTACTTCTATTACGGAGGTTGGGAGACCGATTTCTACCAGTTTACGGGGGAATCAATTGCTGACGTAGCTGGAAACGGTGTGGCGGCCCTTGGTGATTTGGACGGAAATGGCGCAAAGGACATCGCTCTGGGTGCTCGTTGGTGGGACCGCGACATCGAGGAGAATGTCGGCCGGGTCTATCTGCTGAGTATTCAGTAG